In the genome of Vibrio sp. NTOU-M3, one region contains:
- a CDS encoding EAL domain-containing protein yields the protein MTCEKVNELRNISYSFGDNFYYQNLFNSNKENFACEILIDFKSYKREYCDFYEVIRSGKVIYSIFDILKSSLEKFPKKIFINVERHNLCDFNIRNCLFDMHKFLENNGHILVVEITERNECMGCGAVEAEMRKMTEWGIIFAIDDVVGIDDPRLITKEVDCYTYAKVEAPSLSSRMSLDKFIKQVEICKQKGLEIIVEKVETYQQLNLLKSLNLTYFQGYYFHRGSIIPS from the coding sequence ATGACATGTGAGAAGGTTAATGAATTAAGGAACATTAGTTATAGTTTTGGTGATAACTTTTATTATCAAAATCTTTTTAATTCAAATAAAGAAAATTTTGCTTGTGAGATTCTCATAGATTTCAAAAGCTATAAAAGAGAGTATTGTGATTTTTATGAAGTAATCAGAAGTGGAAAAGTTATTTATTCAATTTTTGATATCTTAAAAAGTTCACTTGAAAAATTCCCTAAGAAGATATTTATTAATGTTGAAAGACATAATCTCTGTGACTTTAATATTAGAAACTGTCTTTTCGATATGCATAAGTTTCTTGAAAACAATGGTCACATACTGGTTGTTGAAATTACAGAAAGAAATGAATGTATGGGATGTGGTGCCGTTGAAGCAGAAATGAGAAAGATGACGGAGTGGGGCATTATTTTTGCAATTGATGATGTAGTAGGAATTGATGATCCTAGATTAATCACTAAAGAAGTTGATTGTTATACGTATGCCAAGGTAGAGGCACCATCATTAAGTTCAAGAATGTCACTTGATAAATTTATTAAGCAAGTGGAAATATGTAAACAAAAAGGACTAGAGATTATTGTAGAAAAAGTTGAGACTTATCAACAGCTAAACTTATTAAAGTCCTTAAATTTGACATACTTTCAAGGATATTATTTTCATCGTGGAAGTATCATTCCATCTTAA
- a CDS encoding transcriptional regulator, which produces MYQLIYSEKVIAFQGAEESSFSKTAPLTDIEFAVVEQLMKSYPEPCSQDELLDCWAGRIVSNNSLRVLINGLRSHLSKICDIELIKTKRSVGYYLDKPIYPIEEIEIASDLPVDKKSTELHSNYLNTIYTYIVKSDLFHNKFFYYNIVFFSFELLLVTLYERLFC; this is translated from the coding sequence ATGTACCAGTTAATCTACAGTGAAAAAGTTATTGCTTTTCAAGGTGCTGAGGAATCGAGCTTTTCTAAAACAGCACCTTTGACAGATATTGAGTTTGCCGTTGTTGAGCAGCTAATGAAGTCTTATCCAGAACCATGCAGTCAAGACGAGTTACTTGATTGCTGGGCAGGACGAATTGTTTCGAACAACTCATTGAGGGTATTAATTAATGGCCTTCGTAGTCATTTGTCAAAAATTTGTGATATTGAATTGATAAAGACTAAACGTAGCGTAGGGTATTATCTAGATAAACCTATTTATCCGATTGAGGAAATAGAGATTGCTTCTGATTTACCAGTTGATAAAAAAAGTACAGAATTGCATTCAAATTATCTAAACACCATATATACATATATTGTAAAGTCAGACCTTTTTCATAATAAATTTTTCTATTACAACATCGTGTTTTTTTCATTTGAATTGCTCTTAGTGACATTATATGAGAGGTTGTTTTGTTAA
- a CDS encoding cystathionine beta-lyase: MSEGKKTKLVTAGRSKKWTNGVVNPPVQRASTVVFETVAEKNHATINRANKTLFYGRRGTNTHFAFQDAMVEIEGGVGCALYPCGTAAISNALLSFVESGDHILMVDTCYEPTRDFCDKILKKMGVETTYYNPILGEEIRDLIQPNTKVLFLESPGSITMEVQDVPTLSRIAHEHDMIVILDNTWGAGVNFSPFEFGVDISIQAATKYIVGHSDVMLGTAVANDKCWDQLREQSYLMGQCVSPDDAYQGLRGLRTMDVRLRQHAENSLKVAQWLQSRPEVDHVRHPALETCPGHEFFKRDFTGGNGLFSFVLKTSYPRATTALLDGMKHFSMGYSWGGFESLILANEPKSFNSLRTVANPNFDGTLIRLHIGLEDIDDLIQDLEAGFKRYNSMLQEQ; the protein is encoded by the coding sequence ATGTCGGAAGGCAAAAAAACCAAGTTAGTTACTGCTGGCCGCTCTAAAAAATGGACGAACGGGGTGGTTAATCCACCCGTGCAACGCGCATCAACCGTGGTTTTTGAAACGGTTGCAGAAAAAAATCATGCGACAATCAATCGTGCAAATAAAACCCTGTTTTATGGACGCCGTGGCACCAATACCCATTTTGCATTCCAAGATGCGATGGTAGAAATCGAAGGTGGCGTAGGCTGTGCCTTATACCCATGTGGTACTGCCGCCATTTCTAACGCGCTTCTCTCGTTTGTAGAGTCAGGTGATCACATTTTAATGGTTGATACTTGCTACGAACCTACTCGTGATTTTTGCGACAAAATTTTGAAAAAAATGGGCGTAGAGACGACTTACTACAACCCTATTCTTGGTGAAGAGATTCGCGACTTAATCCAACCCAATACAAAAGTGTTGTTTCTCGAATCACCAGGCTCCATCACCATGGAAGTACAAGATGTGCCAACACTTTCACGAATTGCTCACGAGCACGACATGATAGTCATATTGGACAATACGTGGGGAGCGGGTGTTAATTTTTCTCCATTTGAGTTCGGCGTTGATATCTCTATCCAAGCTGCGACCAAGTATATTGTTGGTCATTCTGATGTCATGTTGGGTACCGCTGTCGCAAATGATAAGTGCTGGGATCAACTGCGAGAGCAGAGCTATTTGATGGGGCAATGCGTCTCTCCAGACGATGCTTATCAAGGTTTGCGCGGCCTTCGCACGATGGATGTAAGACTCAGACAACATGCAGAAAATAGCCTAAAGGTTGCACAATGGCTGCAGTCTCGCCCCGAAGTCGATCACGTTCGACATCCTGCATTAGAAACTTGCCCTGGTCATGAATTCTTCAAGCGTGATTTTACAGGCGGAAACGGGTTGTTCTCATTCGTACTAAAAACAAGCTACCCTCGCGCGACTACAGCCTTACTCGATGGTATGAAACACTTCAGTATGGGGTACTCGTGGGGCGGTTTTGAAAGTCTTATTCTCGCCAATGAACCAAAGAGCTTTAACAGCTTAAGAACCGTAGCAAACCCAAACTTTGACGGAACGCTTATCCGCTTACACATCGGTTTAGAAGATATTGACGACCTGATTCAAGATCTCGAAGCAGGCTTTAAGCGTTACAACTCAATGCTTCAAGAGCAATAA